Proteins from a single region of Weeksella virosa DSM 16922:
- a CDS encoding cytochrome-c peroxidase has protein sequence MKKIIFYFFVMMFISSCNSDDIDYGEPLINEDYTLLYPDYFPDIANSSTQNSLTKQGVELGRKLFYDGRLSRNNTISCGFCHIQENAFTHHGHNVSHGIDGRLGIRNTPPIQNLAFTKHFNWDGVLHDLSMQPLIPITTYEEMDSSMEDVVEKLKNDALYRKYFRVVFGDEEINGHRILLALDQFMGSVISANSKYDQYLQNKIALTAEEQKGLNLFQAKCSTCHSGALQTDQSFRNTGLYYDPQYQDAGRFRVTLDSADWMKFRVPSLRNIELTAPYMHDGRFYSLEAVLNHYSNGIRNTKNLDSVFLQGSRPGIPMTTEEKTAIIAFLKTLTDFDFINNPAYAEF, from the coding sequence ATGAAGAAAATTATTTTTTATTTTTTCGTAATGATGTTCATTTCGAGTTGCAACTCGGATGATATCGATTACGGAGAACCTTTAATTAATGAAGATTATACTTTGCTATATCCGGATTATTTTCCAGATATAGCAAATTCTTCTACCCAAAATTCCTTAACAAAACAAGGAGTAGAATTGGGGCGTAAGTTATTTTATGACGGTCGTTTATCTAGGAATAATACTATTTCATGTGGTTTTTGCCATATCCAAGAAAATGCATTTACTCATCATGGGCATAACGTAAGTCATGGGATTGATGGACGTTTAGGGATTCGCAACACACCTCCAATACAGAACCTTGCTTTTACCAAACACTTCAATTGGGATGGTGTACTACATGACCTTAGTATGCAACCACTAATTCCTATTACAACGTACGAAGAAATGGATAGCTCGATGGAAGACGTAGTAGAAAAGTTGAAAAACGATGCTCTTTATCGAAAATATTTTCGTGTTGTTTTTGGTGATGAAGAAATCAATGGACACCGCATTCTTTTAGCTTTGGATCAGTTTATGGGAAGTGTAATTTCTGCTAATTCTAAGTACGATCAATATCTGCAAAATAAAATTGCTTTGACAGCTGAAGAGCAAAAAGGACTAAATTTGTTCCAAGCAAAATGCAGCACTTGCCATTCTGGAGCCCTCCAAACCGATCAAAGTTTCAGGAATACGGGCTTGTATTATGATCCTCAATACCAGGATGCAGGCAGATTTCGGGTAACTTTAGATTCGGCAGACTGGATGAAGTTTCGTGTACCAAGTTTGCGAAATATAGAGCTTACTGCACCCTATATGCACGATGGACGCTTTTACAGTTTAGAGGCAGTTCTCAACCATTACAGCAATGGGATACGAAATACCAAAAACTTAGATTCTGTTTTTCTACAGGGTTCTCGTCCAGGAATCCCGATGACGACCGAAGAAAAAACAGCCATAATTGCATTTCTAAAAACACTGACCGATTTCGATTTTATTAACAATCCTGCGTATGCAGAATTCTAA
- a CDS encoding IS3 family transposase codes for MVNKKHPLSIRKQCKLLEINRSGLYFKPNAETDLNLDIMKEIDRINMKYPSFGVLRIKNELEEVGYQVNYKRIRRLMKKMGIEVIYPKPNL; via the coding sequence ATGGTGAACAAAAAGCATCCATTGAGTATTCGCAAGCAATGTAAACTACTTGAAATAAACCGTAGTGGTCTTTACTTTAAACCGAACGCAGAAACGGATTTGAATCTGGATATTATGAAGGAAATAGACCGGATTAACATGAAATATCCCAGCTTTGGTGTGCTTCGGATCAAGAATGAACTGGAGGAAGTCGGCTATCAGGTCAATTATAAACGGATTCGTCGATTGATGAAAAAAATGGGCATAGAAGTCATTTATCCAAAGCCCAATCTGTAA
- the ppk2 gene encoding polyphosphate kinase 2, whose amino-acid sequence MAEFNLKDLENIANKQFIIDYLVDHKIIKEQNFLDQLAYEKKLEHLQKRLNRLQNKIITENKRVLVIFEGRDAAGKGGTISRIIQYLNPKKLRVVSLPKPTDEESTQWYFQRYIKELPNAGEMVFFDRSWYNRSVVEPVFGFCTQQQHAQFEEDVNKVEELLQRDGIHIIKIFLSISKEEQAKRLKERKTDPLKQWKLGTLDKKAQELWDTYTYYIDKMLKNTHKSVPWVVIKTDDKYTARLTAISYLVNELCTENKEKYDESLVTVYK is encoded by the coding sequence ATGGCAGAATTTAATTTAAAAGATTTAGAAAACATTGCGAATAAGCAATTCATTATTGATTATCTGGTTGATCATAAAATAATTAAGGAACAAAATTTTCTGGATCAATTGGCTTATGAAAAAAAATTAGAGCATTTACAAAAAAGGTTAAACCGTTTACAAAACAAGATAATCACAGAGAACAAGCGTGTTTTGGTTATTTTCGAGGGGCGTGATGCCGCTGGAAAAGGAGGAACGATTTCTAGAATCATTCAATACCTTAACCCCAAAAAACTACGCGTTGTGAGTTTACCAAAACCCACCGACGAAGAAAGCACACAGTGGTATTTTCAGCGCTATATCAAAGAATTACCCAATGCTGGAGAGATGGTTTTTTTCGATCGTTCTTGGTATAATCGTTCTGTCGTAGAGCCCGTTTTTGGTTTTTGTACTCAACAGCAACATGCGCAATTTGAAGAAGATGTGAATAAAGTAGAAGAATTGTTGCAACGAGATGGCATACATATCATCAAGATATTTTTGTCGATTAGCAAAGAAGAGCAAGCAAAACGTTTAAAGGAACGAAAAACCGATCCTTTGAAACAATGGAAATTAGGAACCTTGGATAAAAAAGCACAAGAACTGTGGGATACATACACATATTACATCGATAAAATGCTCAAAAACACGCACAAAAGTGTTCCCTGGGTGGTCATCAAAACTGATGATAAATATACAGCAAGACTGACAGCAATTTCTTACTTGGTTAATGAATTATGCACTGAAAATAAAGAAAAATACGATGAAAGTTTAGTGACAGTTTATAAATGA
- the gmk gene encoding guanylate kinase, whose protein sequence is MQKGKLIVFSAPSGAGKTTLVKHALEKLDNLSFSVSCTTRNKREGEIDGKDYYFISPEEFKKRIDDEEFVEWEEVYHNNYYGTLKSEIERITKDGHSVIFDMDVEGALNIKNIYGDQCLTVFVQPPSLEILRDRLITRNTESEDKLKQRLDKADIEMAAASRFDVLLMNDDLAAAKDEALAIITKFVR, encoded by the coding sequence ATGCAAAAAGGGAAGTTAATAGTATTTTCGGCTCCATCGGGTGCAGGCAAAACTACTTTGGTGAAGCATGCTCTAGAGAAATTAGATAATCTGTCTTTTTCGGTTTCATGTACCACAAGAAATAAACGAGAAGGAGAAATCGACGGAAAAGATTATTACTTTATATCTCCCGAAGAGTTTAAGAAACGTATTGATGATGAAGAGTTTGTTGAGTGGGAAGAAGTGTATCACAATAATTATTACGGCACTCTAAAATCTGAAATAGAACGAATTACCAAAGATGGGCATTCTGTGATTTTTGATATGGATGTAGAAGGTGCTCTGAATATTAAGAATATATATGGTGACCAATGCTTAACGGTTTTTGTACAGCCTCCTTCTTTAGAGATTTTGCGAGACCGACTCATCACGCGCAATACCGAAAGCGAGGATAAACTGAAACAGCGTCTAGACAAAGCAGATATAGAAATGGCAGCTGCTTCAAGGTTTGATGTTCTTTTGATGAATGATGATTTGGCTGCTGCAAAAGATGAAGCCTTGGCGATTATTACAAAATTTGTTCGATAG
- the rplS gene encoding 50S ribosomal protein L19 — MENLVKYVQDKYVAKKEFPAFAAGDTITVYQEITEGGKSRVQFFRGVVIQRRGHGATETFTIRKMSGDVGVERIFPVNLPAIQKIEVNKRGKVRRARIFYFRNLRGKKARIKDASF; from the coding sequence ATGGAAAATTTAGTTAAATACGTACAAGATAAATACGTAGCTAAAAAAGAATTCCCAGCATTTGCTGCGGGTGACACTATTACTGTTTACCAAGAAATTACTGAAGGTGGAAAATCACGTGTTCAGTTCTTTAGAGGAGTTGTTATTCAACGTAGAGGACATGGAGCTACCGAAACTTTCACTATCCGTAAGATGAGTGGTGATGTTGGAGTAGAGCGTATTTTCCCAGTGAATTTACCTGCTATCCAAAAGATAGAAGTGAACAAAAGAGGTAAAGTTCGTAGAGCTCGTATCTTCTACTTCAGAAATCTTAGAGGTAAAAAAGCTCGTATCAAAGATGCGTCTTTCTAG
- a CDS encoding MbnP family protein produces the protein MKKYYKLTLSAGLSLLFLSFFTACKSDDDFATIDESKNGQLELKFENGFEGVGGIVLNATIQRSDLGQYFNFSTLKYIISNVELIDENGQVFSYHYNNPDKGAFVINQENAKANIVYVQLKDIPQRKYTKLRFGLGINQSAYLMGHDGQAKFWNEAKQQGMTWAWASGYIFAKLEGKYGQEDAVTPYKNHTGNMGNVVANGTADLYRVVELNLPTSARVSSKIKPSIHIMANLNHYLSGEKKLLLDKSNDNAMGSSPYMVDVTNNLSKMFRVDHVHNNEAPQN, from the coding sequence ATGAAAAAATATTATAAATTAACTCTATCAGCAGGATTGAGCCTGTTATTCTTAAGTTTTTTTACAGCATGTAAATCTGATGATGATTTTGCAACGATTGACGAATCAAAAAATGGTCAACTAGAACTGAAATTCGAAAATGGATTCGAAGGCGTTGGCGGAATTGTCCTCAATGCCACAATACAACGATCAGATTTAGGACAATACTTCAATTTTTCTACTCTAAAATATATCATTAGTAATGTAGAATTGATTGACGAAAATGGACAAGTTTTTTCTTACCATTATAACAATCCAGACAAAGGAGCTTTTGTGATTAATCAAGAAAACGCAAAGGCCAATATTGTATATGTACAGCTGAAAGATATTCCACAACGCAAATACACCAAGTTGAGGTTTGGTTTAGGAATCAATCAGTCCGCTTATCTAATGGGGCACGATGGACAAGCGAAATTCTGGAACGAAGCCAAGCAGCAAGGAATGACTTGGGCGTGGGCGTCGGGCTATATTTTTGCAAAATTAGAAGGAAAGTATGGGCAAGAAGATGCCGTTACACCATACAAAAATCATACAGGAAATATGGGGAATGTAGTCGCGAACGGGACGGCAGACTTATACCGAGTTGTAGAACTTAATTTGCCTACAAGTGCGCGTGTAAGCTCTAAAATAAAACCCTCTATACATATCATGGCAAATCTTAATCATTATCTGAGCGGTGAGAAAAAACTATTGCTCGATAAAAGCAATGATAATGCCATGGGGTCTTCACCGTATATGGTAGATGTTACCAATAACTTATCGAAAATGTTTCGTGTAGATCATGTGCATAATAATGAAGCACCACAAAACTAA
- the hutI gene encoding imidazolonepropionase yields MKLIGPFTQILTMRNLPMKGTIKDEQLELIENGGIIVENGFIRQVGNYKQLREQNPAIELEEINTEQVVLPGFVDSHTHICYGGNRAKDFAMRLNGKTYLEIAESGGGIWSTVTQTRSKSPDELKDITLHHIDKLIAQGITTAEVKSGYALSVEGEKNMLQAIGMAKQETPIEVVTTFLGAHMKPKDFEGSNRDYLEHLVQEIFPVLRKEYQCNRVDIFVEQSAFSIEEGDYYMNEAKKQGFELTIHADQFTAGASQLAVKYQALSADHLEFSGKDEIMALSQSDVVATVLPGASIGLGMQYAPARKLLDANCCVSIASDWNPGSAPMGNLLTQASILATFEKLSMAEVLSAITFRAAKALNFSDRGIISEQKIGDFISFSTSDFRNIIYEQGQLQPTNVWKDGRLIYTKK; encoded by the coding sequence ATGAAATTAATCGGGCCATTTACTCAAATCCTAACCATGCGGAATCTACCAATGAAAGGAACCATAAAAGACGAGCAACTCGAGTTGATAGAGAATGGTGGTATCATCGTAGAGAATGGGTTTATTCGACAAGTAGGTAATTACAAGCAGCTAAGAGAACAAAATCCCGCTATAGAACTAGAAGAAATAAATACCGAGCAAGTAGTGTTGCCAGGCTTTGTAGACTCGCACACGCATATTTGCTATGGTGGGAATAGAGCCAAAGATTTTGCAATGCGTCTAAATGGGAAAACCTATCTAGAAATTGCCGAAAGCGGTGGCGGAATTTGGTCAACAGTAACGCAAACTCGCTCAAAATCACCAGACGAACTAAAAGACATTACATTGCATCATATCGATAAATTAATTGCACAAGGAATTACAACAGCCGAAGTGAAAAGTGGTTATGCTCTATCGGTAGAAGGCGAAAAAAATATGCTGCAAGCAATTGGGATGGCCAAACAAGAAACACCGATAGAGGTGGTAACAACTTTTCTAGGAGCTCACATGAAACCAAAAGATTTTGAAGGGTCTAATCGAGATTATTTAGAGCATTTGGTACAAGAAATTTTTCCGGTATTACGCAAAGAGTATCAATGTAACCGAGTAGATATTTTTGTAGAACAATCTGCTTTTAGTATAGAAGAAGGAGATTATTATATGAATGAAGCCAAGAAGCAAGGGTTTGAGCTGACAATTCATGCCGATCAATTTACTGCAGGAGCAAGCCAACTAGCTGTAAAATATCAAGCATTGAGTGCCGACCATTTAGAATTTTCGGGTAAGGACGAAATCATGGCGTTGTCGCAATCGGATGTGGTAGCAACCGTTTTACCAGGTGCTTCTATAGGGCTTGGGATGCAATATGCACCAGCAAGGAAATTATTAGACGCCAATTGTTGTGTGTCGATTGCTTCGGATTGGAATCCAGGATCCGCCCCAATGGGAAATTTATTAACGCAAGCATCAATCTTGGCAACCTTCGAAAAGTTATCGATGGCAGAAGTATTGTCGGCCATTACTTTTCGAGCTGCAAAAGCGCTAAACTTTTCGGATCGTGGGATAATATCAGAACAAAAAATAGGAGATTTTATTAGCTTTTCTACCTCAGATTTCAGGAATATTATCTATGAACAAGGTCAATTGCAACCGACCAATGTTTGGAAAGATGGAAGATTAATTTATACAAAAAAATAA
- a CDS encoding YHS domain-containing protein, with protein MKKIITLNVICVFMLVSCQKKTEPEVKVAHEMPASQRIDVAVDNEIDPVCGMKTSEHLTDTAHYEGKVYGFCSAMCKEKFLEEPTKYIHE; from the coding sequence ATGAAAAAAATAATTACCCTAAATGTAATCTGTGTTTTTATGTTGGTTTCGTGCCAAAAAAAAACTGAGCCCGAAGTGAAAGTTGCTCATGAGATGCCTGCTAGCCAACGTATTGATGTTGCAGTGGATAACGAAATAGATCCTGTATGTGGAATGAAAACTTCTGAACATCTTACCGATACAGCACATTATGAAGGCAAGGTCTATGGATTTTGCTCGGCTATGTGTAAGGAAAAGTTTTTAGAAGAACCTACAAAATACATACATGAATAA
- a CDS encoding transposase: MINFNSYNDEKKQKKIYIAFKTKVAIEASRERETLSELAKRFEIHPNQISIWKREFLDNAENAFASKNKKEDTDNQVDKLYQKIGQLEMENDFLKKSYLKIKP, encoded by the coding sequence ATGATTAATTTTAACTCGTATAATGATGAAAAAAAGCAGAAGAAAATTTACATTGCCTTCAAGACCAAAGTTGCCATTGAAGCTTCAAGGGAGAGAGAAACTCTCAGCGAACTGGCCAAGCGTTTTGAGATTCACCCCAATCAGATCAGCATCTGGAAACGAGAGTTTCTGGATAATGCAGAAAACGCATTTGCTTCTAAAAACAAAAAAGAGGATACTGATAATCAGGTTGATAAACTCTATCAGAAGATTGGTCAGCTGGAAATGGAAAATGACTTTTTAAAAAAAAGTTATCTGAAGATCAAACCGTGA
- a CDS encoding SCO family protein — MNKRILSFIGVFAIFAIAVVWYKSSKKDELFTVMNVPAFSLTNQQNQTITAEKMKGKVYVVEFFFTSCPTICPVMNKNLRMVEDQINDPNFGIISITIDPKRDTPERLAKHAEKLGVKSPNWHFLTGNREDILALSKQFNIYVGEDESTAEGLNHSGKFALVDQTGKIRSRYALNGIPMLYYSGLDYTDPEGKNPSLQGTYHPEVELLIEDIRKLLNEQP; from the coding sequence ATGAATAAACGAATTTTGAGTTTCATCGGTGTGTTTGCAATTTTTGCAATCGCTGTAGTTTGGTACAAATCAAGCAAGAAAGATGAGCTTTTTACCGTGATGAATGTTCCTGCTTTTTCTTTGACCAATCAGCAAAATCAAACGATAACGGCCGAAAAAATGAAAGGAAAAGTCTATGTTGTAGAATTTTTCTTTACAAGTTGTCCGACGATTTGTCCAGTGATGAATAAGAATCTGAGAATGGTAGAAGATCAAATAAACGATCCAAATTTTGGGATAATTTCGATCACTATCGACCCAAAAAGAGACACTCCTGAACGTTTGGCCAAACACGCCGAAAAATTGGGAGTTAAATCGCCCAACTGGCATTTCTTGACTGGGAATCGTGAGGATATACTCGCACTCAGTAAGCAATTCAATATCTATGTTGGGGAAGATGAATCTACAGCAGAAGGATTGAATCATAGCGGAAAGTTTGCATTGGTAGACCAAACTGGGAAAATACGAAGTCGATACGCATTAAACGGTATCCCGATGTTGTACTATTCTGGACTCGACTATACCGATCCCGAAGGGAAAAACCCTTCTTTGCAAGGTACGTATCATCCAGAAGTGGAACTCTTAATCGAAGACATTCGCAAATTATTAAATGAACAACCTTAG
- the rlmD gene encoding 23S rRNA (uracil(1939)-C(5))-methyltransferase RlmD: MAKKRQTIILNQIDVLRAGAKGVSIGKLADGKTVLIKDAIPGDVVDVQVTKKRKSYIEGKAIAYHKKSADRVEPACEHFGTCGGCKWQDMHYDAQLRYKQEEVLNNLIRIGGFANLSAELLPILGSEQAYWYRNKLEFTFSNARWLTLEEINSTDEFNDRNALGFHIPGQWSKVLDIHRCHLQRDPSNAIRIEAKRFAIENKLDFFDLYKQEGFLRTLMIRTSQNGQVMVLVQFFREEKENREAFLQNLHDKFPEITSLLYAINPKQNDSVYDLDIHVFAGEDHIVEQMEDLHFKIGPKSFYQTNPQQAYELYKLTRDFAGLTGKELVYDLYTGTGTIAQFVSKKARKVVGVESVAEAIYAAKAAAELNKITNCEFFCGDMKDVLNEDFIQQHGIPDVLITDPPRDGMHKKVVENILLMNPKKIVYVSCNSATQARDLELMKEQYKIIKVQPVDMFPQTHHVENIVLLERI; this comes from the coding sequence ATGGCAAAAAAGAGACAAACAATAATCCTGAACCAGATAGACGTTTTGCGTGCCGGTGCTAAAGGAGTTTCAATAGGGAAATTAGCAGACGGAAAAACCGTTCTGATCAAAGATGCAATACCAGGCGATGTGGTAGACGTGCAAGTAACCAAAAAAAGAAAAAGTTATATAGAAGGGAAAGCCATAGCCTATCATAAAAAATCTGCTGATAGAGTAGAGCCTGCGTGCGAACATTTTGGTACATGTGGAGGATGCAAGTGGCAAGATATGCACTATGATGCACAATTGCGTTACAAGCAAGAAGAAGTGTTGAATAACCTCATCCGTATAGGAGGTTTTGCAAATTTATCTGCCGAATTGTTACCCATTCTTGGTAGCGAACAAGCTTATTGGTATCGAAATAAACTAGAATTTACCTTTTCTAATGCAAGATGGTTAACTTTAGAAGAGATAAACTCTACCGATGAGTTCAATGATAGAAATGCATTAGGTTTTCATATTCCTGGTCAATGGTCGAAAGTTCTCGATATTCACCGCTGCCATTTACAGCGAGACCCCTCGAATGCGATACGGATAGAAGCCAAGAGATTTGCTATTGAAAATAAACTCGACTTTTTCGATTTGTATAAACAAGAAGGCTTCCTAAGAACCTTGATGATTCGTACCTCACAGAACGGGCAAGTGATGGTATTGGTACAATTCTTCAGAGAGGAGAAAGAAAATAGAGAGGCGTTTTTGCAAAATCTACACGACAAGTTTCCAGAAATTACATCTTTGCTCTATGCTATCAATCCGAAACAAAACGATTCGGTATACGATCTAGATATTCATGTTTTTGCGGGTGAAGATCATATCGTAGAACAAATGGAAGATCTGCACTTCAAAATCGGGCCAAAATCATTCTACCAAACCAATCCGCAACAAGCATATGAGTTGTATAAATTGACTCGTGATTTTGCTGGTCTCACTGGAAAAGAATTGGTATATGATTTATATACAGGGACAGGAACAATTGCTCAATTTGTTTCGAAAAAAGCAAGAAAAGTAGTAGGGGTAGAATCAGTAGCAGAAGCTATATACGCCGCAAAAGCTGCTGCAGAATTGAACAAAATAACCAATTGTGAGTTTTTCTGTGGCGATATGAAGGATGTTTTGAATGAAGATTTTATTCAACAACATGGGATTCCCGATGTGTTGATTACCGATCCGCCTCGTGATGGAATGCACAAAAAAGTTGTAGAAAATATACTCTTGATGAATCCGAAAAAAATAGTGTACGTTTCTTGTAATTCGGCAACACAAGCAAGGGATCTAGAATTGATGAAAGAACAATATAAAATTATTAAAGTTCAGCCAGTTGATATGTTCCCACAGACACATCATGTAGAAAATATTGTACTTTTAGAAAGAATTTAA
- a CDS encoding YicC/YloC family endoribonuclease, whose amino-acid sequence MIQSMTGFGKSVVELPEKKVTIEIRSLNSKNLDLITRIPSFYRAKELEIRNLISEKLQRGKVDIILSCELTAVARCQKINAELIRAYIQDFKAITPEVSEAELLPTILRLPDVLHTPQEDLEAEEWNNILVGINEALDSLIQFRLDEGTVLAQELQLHIENILSLLLGIEPFEDERIAAVRERMMKRLEEFSVDVDHNRLEQEIVFYLERLDVTEEKVRLKNHCEYFLTELNQNQSNGKKLGFITQEIGREINTLGSKSNHSEMQKIVVQMKDELEKIKEQSLNIL is encoded by the coding sequence ATGATACAATCCATGACCGGATTTGGTAAGTCCGTTGTAGAACTACCAGAGAAAAAAGTAACGATCGAAATACGATCATTGAACAGTAAGAATTTAGACCTTATTACTCGAATTCCTTCTTTTTATAGAGCAAAAGAATTAGAAATTCGCAATCTGATTTCAGAAAAATTACAACGTGGGAAAGTAGACATCATACTGAGCTGTGAACTGACCGCAGTGGCTCGTTGTCAAAAAATAAATGCAGAATTGATACGGGCATATATCCAAGATTTCAAGGCGATAACGCCAGAGGTGTCCGAGGCAGAATTGTTGCCAACTATTTTGCGTTTACCCGATGTTTTGCATACGCCGCAGGAGGATTTAGAAGCTGAGGAGTGGAATAATATACTGGTCGGAATCAATGAAGCGCTCGATAGCCTTATACAATTTCGGCTAGATGAAGGTACTGTTTTAGCCCAAGAGTTACAGTTGCATATCGAGAATATTTTATCATTACTTTTGGGGATAGAACCTTTTGAGGATGAGCGAATTGCTGCTGTTAGAGAGCGAATGATGAAGCGTTTAGAGGAATTTTCTGTAGATGTTGATCACAATCGATTAGAGCAAGAGATTGTTTTTTATTTAGAACGTTTGGATGTAACGGAGGAAAAAGTTCGATTGAAAAATCATTGCGAATATTTTCTGACAGAATTAAATCAAAACCAATCAAATGGGAAAAAACTAGGGTTTATTACTCAAGAGATTGGTAGAGAAATCAATACTTTAGGGTCAAAATCAAATCATTCTGAAATGCAAAAAATTGTCGTTCAGATGAAAGATGAATTAGAAAAAATAAAAGAACAAAGCCTAAATATTTTGTAA